The [Eubacterium] siraeum genome contains a region encoding:
- a CDS encoding Cof-type HAD-IIB family hydrolase, whose amino-acid sequence MDFKNVIIMSDLDGTLLDDKKEISQRDMESINEFCDKGGMFTIATGRGYSMARPVAQKLKLRIPAVIFNGSAVYDFDKDEFLWQSEVTQKAGDYIKLVMDRFPDVGIEVLHKHTVYVPALNDVERAHMALENVHGDVCRLDDIPHEGWLKVLFAYPEDKMPELARFIDEHCAEGTNRVLSAPFFYELLPEGVSKAYGYKQLLRVTGSEDRFTVAAGDYPNDAEMVRSADLGVAVSNAHDEVKSSADVIIGSNNEDPMTQIIDIIRKK is encoded by the coding sequence ATGGACTTCAAAAATGTGATAATAATGAGCGATCTTGACGGCACGCTCCTTGACGATAAGAAAGAGATTTCTCAAAGGGATATGGAATCGATAAACGAATTCTGCGACAAGGGCGGAATGTTCACGATAGCTACCGGCAGAGGCTATTCAATGGCACGGCCGGTTGCACAAAAGCTGAAGCTGAGGATACCTGCGGTCATCTTCAACGGGTCGGCGGTGTACGACTTTGACAAGGACGAATTCCTATGGCAGAGCGAGGTTACGCAGAAAGCCGGAGATTACATAAAGCTGGTTATGGACAGGTTCCCAGATGTGGGCATAGAGGTGCTTCACAAGCACACGGTATATGTGCCGGCACTGAATGATGTTGAGAGGGCTCACATGGCGCTTGAGAACGTACACGGAGATGTATGCAGGCTTGATGATATTCCGCATGAGGGCTGGCTTAAGGTGCTGTTCGCCTACCCTGAGGACAAGATGCCTGAGCTTGCGAGGTTCATAGACGAGCATTGTGCCGAGGGGACGAACAGGGTACTGTCTGCGCCGTTCTTCTACGAGCTTCTGCCAGAGGGCGTGAGCAAGGCTTATGGATATAAGCAGCTTCTGAGGGTGACGGGAAGCGAGGACAGGTTCACTGTGGCGGCAGGAGACTATCCGAATGACGCTGAAATGGTACGCAGTGCCGATCTGGGAGTTGCTGTAAGTAATGCGCACGATGAGGTAAAATCATCAGCTGATGTAATAATAGGATCCAACAACGAGGATCCGATGACGCAGATAATAGATATAATCAGGAAAAAGTGA
- a CDS encoding fibronectin type III domain-containing protein produces MSSKNYTLKELYTYKSGSTPSTDNVKLLGISSKKSNTVSDTNAFVVTDVYKPSNYKLTKAGIRIRREDGTYDNGWSEFHNTASTWTGYDYMYISYDMNSEVKITLRHGTKYYYKFYAVIEGKEYWSPEQSFTTTGSHSYGSWYTKTSATCTSGGTEERKCSCGATESRSTSALGHNYGSTYFEADHPHKYAHLCQRCGYKEFTGGNLAIYEKCDICYNENLPSKPCLNISSNGFKESDNVSFTWDPTDKTTHYNLTVEVLSGDEYKTVCRQTYVNSGFQATFGKGQYRAVLDSYNSNMFHQYTSDWRDWVHNSSDYVYFDIECAHEFLEEVVSPTYDNEGYTLHKCTKCGYSYKDNYTPALKLTELTGVKVKTQGSTSLTLAWDKNANAKGYIIEQYKGGKWTQIAKTSSNTAVTYTVNGLAADTTYTFRIKAYVISGESEIYSDYVRIAGKTRIANVASFKGSAVSASAVKLDWSRNDKATGYVIEQYKGGKWTVLATTKNNTTLTFTVKGLASATVYSFRIKSFRKTGSTTEFSEYTAIKAATLLDGVSDFKVTSVTGSWITLEWAKNDKATGYAIEQYKGGKWTVIATTKNNTTLKFTVKGLKNDTTYSFRIRAYKTAGGVTAYSDYVRIAGKTRIPNVAKFTGSAVSASAVKLDWSKNDKATGYVIEQYKGGKWTAIATTKNNTTLTFTVKGLAKGTAYSFRIKSFRKTGSTTEFSEYASVKAATAK; encoded by the coding sequence TTGAGTTCAAAAAATTATACACTCAAAGAACTCTATACCTATAAAAGCGGTTCAACACCCTCAACCGATAATGTAAAACTACTCGGAATATCTTCAAAAAAATCAAATACGGTTAGCGATACAAATGCTTTTGTTGTAACTGATGTATATAAACCGTCAAATTACAAACTGACAAAAGCGGGAATACGTATTAGAAGAGAAGACGGCACATATGATAACGGCTGGTCGGAGTTCCATAATACTGCAAGCACATGGACGGGTTATGACTATATGTACATATCATACGATATGAACAGTGAGGTCAAAATTACATTAAGACACGGCACGAAATATTATTATAAGTTTTATGCTGTAATAGAAGGTAAGGAATACTGGAGCCCTGAACAATCATTTACTACAACCGGCTCTCACTCATACGGTTCGTGGTATACAAAGACTTCGGCTACCTGCACGAGCGGAGGAACGGAAGAGCGTAAATGCTCCTGCGGAGCGACAGAGAGCCGTTCGACATCGGCTTTAGGACACAATTACGGAAGTACATATTTTGAGGCGGATCATCCGCATAAGTATGCGCATTTGTGTCAGAGATGCGGATATAAGGAGTTTACCGGCGGCAATTTAGCAATATACGAAAAATGCGATATATGCTATAATGAAAATTTACCGAGTAAACCATGTTTAAATATTTCATCAAATGGTTTTAAAGAATCTGATAACGTATCGTTTACATGGGATCCTACCGATAAAACAACGCATTATAATTTAACTGTTGAGGTTTTATCAGGCGATGAATACAAGACTGTTTGCAGGCAGACATATGTTAACAGCGGTTTTCAAGCAACATTCGGAAAAGGGCAATATAGAGCTGTATTAGATTCATACAACAGCAATATGTTCCATCAGTATACTTCTGACTGGAGAGATTGGGTACACAATAGCAGCGATTATGTATACTTTGATATAGAATGCGCACATGAATTTTTGGAAGAAGTTGTGAGTCCGACATACGATAATGAGGGCTACACTCTTCATAAATGTACAAAGTGCGGTTACAGCTATAAGGATAATTATACGCCTGCGTTAAAGCTGACAGAATTAACCGGAGTGAAGGTAAAGACGCAGGGCAGTACCTCGCTCACACTTGCGTGGGATAAGAACGCAAATGCAAAGGGATATATCATTGAGCAGTACAAGGGCGGTAAGTGGACGCAGATTGCAAAGACGAGCAGTAACACAGCGGTTACATATACTGTAAACGGGCTTGCGGCGGACACGACATATACCTTCAGAATCAAAGCCTATGTTATTTCGGGCGAATCGGAGATATACAGCGACTATGTGAGAATCGCAGGCAAGACAAGGATAGCAAATGTTGCCTCGTTCAAGGGCAGTGCGGTTTCTGCAAGTGCGGTAAAGCTTGACTGGAGCAGGAATGACAAAGCTACAGGCTACGTTATCGAGCAATATAAGGGCGGAAAGTGGACGGTGCTTGCTACCACAAAGAACAACACCACGCTTACGTTTACTGTGAAGGGGCTTGCAAGTGCGACTGTATATTCGTTCAGAATAAAGTCGTTCAGAAAGACGGGAAGTACGACTGAGTTCAGTGAGTATACGGCTATAAAGGCGGCTACTCTTCTTGACGGTGTGTCCGATTTCAAGGTCACATCGGTAACAGGCTCGTGGATAACTCTCGAATGGGCTAAGAATGACAAGGCAACAGGCTACGCTATCGAGCAGTACAAGGGCGGTAAGTGGACGGTAATTGCTACCACGAAGAATAATACCACGCTTAAATTTACTGTTAAGGGACTTAAGAACGATACTACATATTCGTTCAGAATAAGGGCGTATAAGACTGCCGGCGGTGTTACAGCTTACAGCGATTATGTGAGAATCGCAGGCAAGACGAGGATACCGAATGTTGCAAAGTTCACAGGTTCTGCGGTTTCTGCAAGTGCGGTGAAGCTCGACTGGAGCAAGAATGACAAGGCTACGGGCTACGTTATCGAGCAGTACAAGGGCGGTAAGTGGACGGCAATTGCTACCACAAAGAACAACACCACGCTTACGTTTACTGTCAAGGGACTTGCAAAGGGTACTGCTTATTCTTTCAGAATAAAATCGTTCAGAAAGACGGGAAGTACGACCGAGTTCAGTGAGTATGCAAGCGTTAAGGCGGCTACGGCTAAGTAA
- a CDS encoding WG repeat-containing protein: MNGKRVRMAVMSAVILSALAVSGCSSEGSVSYNESGEKADDVSASLSTPVTSDTTNSSESKETQEQTSSESKPAVTSTNKAETTAVTTKKDNAVKSEWKETKADGTKYVTVGCYSREKAVLGAKTVKLYNVNDKVTVVAVTDTGYAKLKDGTFIHNDFLSDSKVTVTAAPTSQSSKKPTEQKPAQSQTSEYSWVIKPSYVYDEVEILMDCQVNPDSIKGEDEISIPYGYTYKIAKVTPTPDDPYSSYMYEPGGRINGIFVVTTNGKKYAVDSSGKKIVNQGFDYITNPYGLIAFRNANDDKCYSLDDNGKLMEVHDMYVHNWGIFPELVYDLSTGVVFRYDYGGIRDNDYEVKNATVIYSAYINDQKHIEEKVKVGLYRGNTFLVPCEYDGCLSDFTKHNCGLVITPPADNRLVFYKGNKIYIFDDNGKCYSKGVYDKPDSNQGMYYLNGYLPVCKGGKWGLIDINGKEVLKCRFEDITSVYDGKAWAKENGKWGVIKLA, from the coding sequence ATGAATGGTAAGAGAGTGAGAATGGCTGTAATGTCGGCGGTGATTCTGTCGGCGCTCGCTGTGAGCGGTTGTTCATCGGAGGGAAGCGTTTCGTATAATGAATCGGGTGAGAAGGCGGACGATGTATCCGCATCGCTTTCGACTCCGGTAACTTCCGATACAACAAACAGCAGTGAAAGCAAGGAAACGCAGGAGCAGACATCTTCTGAGAGCAAACCTGCCGTTACAAGCACAAATAAAGCGGAAACAACAGCCGTTACAACAAAGAAGGATAACGCTGTAAAATCGGAATGGAAAGAAACAAAAGCCGACGGCACAAAGTATGTTACTGTGGGCTGTTACAGCAGGGAAAAAGCCGTTCTCGGAGCAAAAACGGTAAAGCTGTATAACGTCAACGATAAGGTTACGGTGGTAGCTGTGACCGATACGGGATACGCAAAGTTGAAGGACGGTACTTTTATACATAACGATTTTCTGTCGGACAGCAAGGTGACGGTCACGGCCGCACCGACAAGCCAGTCGTCAAAGAAGCCGACAGAGCAGAAGCCGGCACAGTCGCAGACTTCGGAGTATTCCTGGGTGATAAAGCCGAGTTATGTGTATGATGAGGTGGAGATACTGATGGATTGCCAAGTAAATCCCGACTCTATAAAAGGTGAGGATGAAATATCAATTCCGTATGGATATACATATAAGATAGCAAAAGTAACTCCGACACCTGATGATCCGTACAGCAGCTATATGTATGAACCCGGCGGCAGAATTAATGGTATATTTGTTGTGACGACAAACGGGAAAAAATATGCAGTTGATTCTTCGGGCAAAAAAATTGTTAATCAAGGTTTTGATTATATAACAAACCCATATGGTCTGATTGCGTTCAGAAACGCAAACGATGATAAATGCTACAGTCTTGATGATAACGGAAAACTAATGGAAGTTCATGATATGTATGTGCATAACTGGGGCATTTTTCCTGAACTTGTGTATGATTTGAGTACCGGCGTTGTTTTTCGCTATGACTACGGCGGAATACGTGATAATGACTATGAGGTTAAAAATGCTACAGTCATATATTCTGCGTATATAAATGACCAAAAACATATAGAGGAAAAAGTTAAGGTTGGATTATATCGGGGAAACACATTTTTAGTTCCGTGCGAATATGACGGCTGTTTATCGGATTTCACAAAACATAACTGTGGTCTGGTAATTACACCTCCGGCTGATAACAGGCTGGTATTCTATAAAGGTAACAAAATATATATCTTTGATGATAACGGAAAATGTTATTCAAAAGGTGTTTACGACAAGCCCGACAGCAATCAGGGAATGTACTATTTAAACGGCTATCTTCCTGTATGCAAAGGCGGTAAATGGGGGCTTATTGATATCAACGGAAAAGAAGTGCTGAAGTGTAGGTTTGAAGATATTACTTCGGTTTATGACGGTAAGGCGTGGGCTAAGGAGAACGGCAAGTGGGGCGTGATAAAGCTTGCGTGA
- a CDS encoding type II toxin-antitoxin system RelE/ParE family toxin encodes MKLLLSPLAADDLHSIHSYISEELDNPNAAGRLIKDIVKAYKQLKDTPLIGSLLDAKINIKTDFRYLVCRGYMIFYKVDGNAVYIYRIINGRRDYCRILFR; translated from the coding sequence ATGAAATTACTGCTTTCTCCGCTTGCCGCAGACGACCTGCATAGTATTCACAGTTATATTTCCGAAGAGCTCGACAATCCAAACGCCGCCGGCAGACTCATAAAAGATATAGTCAAAGCTTACAAGCAGTTAAAAGATACGCCTTTAATCGGCTCTTTGCTTGATGCAAAGATCAATATAAAAACAGACTTCAGATATCTTGTCTGCCGTGGTTATATGATATTCTATAAAGTTGACGGTAATGCGGTCTACATATACCGCATTATAAACGGCAGACGTGATTATTGCCGTATACTGTTCAGATAG
- a CDS encoding type II toxin-antitoxin system Phd/YefM family antitoxin has product MPNIKPVSDLRNYNAVLNDISEGEPVFLTKNGRGRYVILDIDDYEKQRATLKLLSELNKAEKSAETKGWLSEAEADKAIGDII; this is encoded by the coding sequence ATGCCGAATATCAAACCTGTTTCCGATTTACGCAATTACAATGCGGTTCTGAACGATATTTCCGAAGGCGAACCCGTATTTCTCACCAAAAACGGCAGAGGTCGTTATGTAATACTGGACATTGACGATTATGAAAAGCAACGTGCCACATTGAAATTGCTATCCGAACTTAACAAAGCCGAAAAATCAGCTGAAACAAAAGGTTGGCTGTCGGAGGCTGAAGCCGACAAAGCCATCGGAGATATAATATGA
- the infC gene encoding translation initiation factor IF-3 yields MFSERRCFTISTKEQLINEEINEKEVRVIGADNEQLGIMSSAQALDMAIEADLDLVLIAPSATPPVCRIMDYGKFRFEQSKKEKESKKNQKQAELKEIQMSLNIDTNDFNTKANQAIKFLKNGDKVRIKVRYRRARELSHANLGEELMQRVLEAVSEYGACEKPAKLEGKNYMAVVAPKAAAGGKKAKKDADKTAETK; encoded by the coding sequence TTGTTTTCAGAAAGGCGGTGCTTTACAATCAGCACAAAAGAACAACTCATCAACGAAGAGATAAATGAAAAAGAGGTCCGTGTGATCGGAGCTGACAATGAGCAGCTCGGCATTATGTCTTCGGCGCAGGCTCTTGATATGGCGATTGAGGCTGACTTAGACCTCGTGCTTATCGCTCCTTCCGCTACTCCTCCGGTATGTCGTATAATGGATTACGGCAAGTTCCGTTTTGAGCAGTCAAAGAAGGAAAAGGAATCTAAAAAGAACCAGAAACAAGCTGAGCTTAAAGAGATACAGATGTCGCTGAACATCGACACCAACGACTTTAACACGAAGGCTAATCAGGCTATAAAGTTCCTTAAAAACGGCGACAAGGTTCGTATCAAGGTTCGTTACAGACGAGCAAGAGAGCTTTCACACGCAAATCTTGGTGAGGAGCTTATGCAGAGAGTTCTTGAGGCTGTTTCGGAGTACGGCGCTTGTGAGAAGCCTGCAAAGCTGGAGGGCAAGAACTATATGGCAGTTGTAGCTCCCAAGGCTGCGGCAGGCGGTAAGAAAGCAAAGAAGGACGCCGATAAAACGGCGGAAACTAAATAA
- the rpmI gene encoding 50S ribosomal protein L35 codes for MAKKIKIKTHSGAKKRFNISKNGKVKYQKTNRRHRLTQKATKRKRINRAAGYCDKTNVAEVKKLIPYK; via the coding sequence ATGGCAAAGAAGATCAAGATCAAAACCCACAGCGGTGCTAAAAAGCGTTTTAACATCTCCAAGAACGGTAAGGTCAAGTACCAGAAGACGAACCGTCGTCACAGACTGACACAGAAGGCTACAAAGAGAAAGCGTATCAACCGTGCTGCAGGATACTGCGACAAGACGAACGTTGCAGAAGTTAAGAAGCTCATACCTTACAAATAA
- the rplT gene encoding 50S ribosomal protein L20 → MARIKGALATRKRRNKTLKLAKGYWGGKSRLFKTAKEAVWKSGQYAYISRRLKKRDFRKLWIARINAACKMNGTNYSTFINGLKKANIGLNRKMLSEIAINDPAGFTALVEKAKAAL, encoded by the coding sequence ATGGCTCGTATTAAAGGTGCATTAGCAACTCGTAAGAGAAGAAATAAAACATTAAAGCTGGCAAAGGGCTACTGGGGCGGCAAGAGCAGACTTTTCAAGACTGCCAAGGAAGCTGTCTGGAAGTCAGGTCAGTACGCTTACATCAGCAGACGTTTAAAGAAGAGAGATTTCAGAAAGCTCTGGATCGCAAGAATCAATGCCGCTTGCAAGATGAACGGTACAAACTATTCTACATTCATCAACGGCTTAAAGAAGGCTAATATCGGTCTTAACAGAAAGATGCTGTCAGAAATTGCTATCAACGATCCTGCAGGTTTCACTGCACTTGTTGAGAAGGCTAAGGCTGCTCTTTAA
- a CDS encoding RNA methyltransferase, with amino-acid sequence MEITSKQNTYIKEYRKLTEQRKYRRQTGYFVCEGAKLAVEAVKSGCALGENAYYTAAAAEKYPECISLLRESCKMVQISEEVADSISDTKSPQGIFITVRHLDKILNLSTIDSSRQFIILENLQDMGNIGTIIRSCDAFSIDGVILAGDCADVFAPKTVRSAMGSLFRLPIYCCDTEEAITLLQKGGFTVYSAELSDRSVRLGEEKLPQKTAVVIGNEGNGVSDTVKKLCDKSLFIPISSAESLNASVAASVIAWEMSKVRE; translated from the coding sequence ATGGAAATTACATCTAAACAGAACACATATATAAAGGAATACCGCAAGCTGACGGAGCAGAGGAAGTACCGCAGGCAGACGGGGTATTTCGTGTGCGAGGGGGCGAAGCTGGCGGTTGAAGCGGTCAAAAGCGGATGTGCGTTAGGTGAAAACGCATATTATACTGCCGCCGCCGCTGAGAAATATCCCGAATGTATAAGTCTGCTGAGGGAAAGCTGTAAGATGGTACAAATAAGCGAGGAGGTGGCGGACAGCATTTCCGACACAAAATCGCCGCAGGGAATATTTATTACGGTAAGACATCTTGACAAAATTCTGAATTTAAGTACAATAGATAGTAGCAGACAGTTTATAATATTGGAAAATTTACAAGATATGGGTAATATTGGCACGATAATACGTTCCTGTGACGCATTTTCGATTGACGGGGTGATACTTGCAGGAGATTGTGCGGATGTGTTTGCTCCCAAAACGGTAAGAAGCGCGATGGGCTCGCTGTTCAGACTGCCGATATACTGCTGTGATACCGAAGAAGCGATAACGCTTTTGCAAAAGGGCGGATTTACCGTGTATTCGGCGGAGCTTTCGGACAGGTCGGTAAGGCTGGGGGAGGAAAAGCTGCCTCAAAAGACCGCTGTTGTTATCGGCAACGAGGGCAACGGGGTCAGCGATACCGTGAAAAAGCTGTGCGATAAGTCGCTGTTTATACCGATAAGCAGTGCGGAGAGCCTTAACGCATCGGTTGCGGCATCGGTTATTGCGTGGGAAATGTCAAAGGTCAGAGAGTAA
- the topA gene encoding type I DNA topoisomerase — protein MSHLVIVESPAKAKTIEKYLGKDYSVVASVGHIRDLPKSKLGVDVDNNFEPKYENKKDKAALIKELKKDAKASDIVYLATDPDREGEAISWHLAHVLGISPDAPVRVTFSEITKSGIEAGMSHPRTLDMDLINAQQARRILDRIVGYKLSPFLWKKVRRGLSAGRVQSVAVRLIVDREQEIESFEAQEYWSIDAKLLSASSRRAFPAKLTEVKGEKFKALNKEETDKVLAMLENGEFIITNIKNSTRKKTPAPPFTTSTLQQEASRKLSFNARRTMKAAQELYEGVEIPDMGAVGIITYMRTDSLRISDEAKAAAAQMIESTYGKEYLPSKPRVFKSKNNAQDAHEAIRPTIITLTPEKVKSALSGDQYKLYKLIWERFMASQMENQLLDTKAVDITCGECLFKANGYTVKFDGFTKLYEESKDNDEEEGGALPALEVGEKLKVKELTGNQHFTQPPPRYTEASLIKALEENGIGRPSTYAPTIATILDRHYVEREAKQLKPTSLGIVITDLMKGHFERIVDAKFTAQMESDLDKIEAGKADWVDVLGKFYTGFDKMLTKAEKDMEGKRVKIPDEPTDIVCDKCGKPMVIKIGPYGKFLGCSGFPECKNTKRIVNETGGLCPHCGGKMLAKKSKKGKPFFGCENYKDCNFMTWDTPLEDKCPKCGSTLFKKVGKQGQVYCAKDGCGYVRPADEDKKNEN, from the coding sequence TTGTCCCATCTGGTAATAGTTGAGTCGCCTGCGAAGGCGAAAACAATTGAGAAATATCTCGGAAAGGATTATTCCGTAGTAGCATCTGTAGGTCATATCCGTGACCTGCCGAAGTCGAAGCTCGGAGTTGACGTTGACAACAACTTTGAGCCTAAGTATGAGAACAAAAAAGATAAGGCGGCTCTTATAAAAGAGCTTAAGAAAGATGCAAAGGCATCTGACATAGTATATCTTGCGACCGACCCTGATAGAGAGGGAGAGGCTATTTCCTGGCATCTGGCACACGTCCTTGGGATAAGTCCGGACGCACCTGTGCGTGTAACGTTCAGCGAGATCACAAAGAGCGGTATCGAGGCAGGTATGAGCCATCCGAGAACGCTTGATATGGACCTTATCAACGCACAGCAGGCAAGACGTATACTTGACCGAATAGTAGGCTATAAATTAAGCCCGTTCTTATGGAAGAAAGTCAGACGAGGTCTTTCGGCAGGCCGTGTACAGTCGGTTGCGGTAAGGCTTATCGTTGACAGAGAGCAGGAGATAGAGAGCTTTGAGGCACAGGAATACTGGAGCATAGACGCAAAGCTGTTGTCCGCTTCGAGCAGACGTGCATTCCCTGCAAAGCTGACAGAGGTCAAGGGCGAGAAGTTCAAGGCACTCAATAAAGAAGAAACCGACAAGGTGCTTGCTATGCTTGAAAACGGCGAGTTTATCATCACCAATATCAAGAACAGCACAAGAAAGAAAACACCTGCACCGCCGTTCACAACCTCTACCTTACAGCAGGAAGCGTCAAGAAAGCTGTCGTTCAATGCAAGACGTACAATGAAAGCGGCTCAGGAGCTGTACGAGGGCGTTGAGATACCCGATATGGGCGCAGTAGGTATCATAACCTATATGCGAACAGACAGCCTGCGTATTTCCGATGAGGCAAAAGCGGCTGCGGCACAGATGATAGAATCGACATACGGCAAGGAATATCTGCCCTCAAAGCCCAGAGTATTCAAGTCGAAGAACAATGCTCAGGACGCACACGAGGCTATCCGTCCGACAATAATCACGCTTACTCCCGAAAAGGTAAAGTCCGCGCTTTCGGGTGACCAGTACAAGCTGTATAAGCTGATATGGGAGCGTTTTATGGCAAGCCAGATGGAAAATCAGCTCCTTGATACAAAGGCGGTAGATATTACCTGCGGAGAGTGTCTGTTCAAGGCAAACGGATATACAGTGAAATTTGACGGCTTTACAAAGCTGTATGAAGAAAGCAAGGATAATGACGAAGAGGAGGGCGGCGCACTGCCGGCTCTTGAAGTAGGCGAAAAGCTGAAAGTAAAAGAACTTACGGGCAACCAGCACTTTACTCAGCCGCCACCGAGATATACAGAGGCGAGCCTTATCAAAGCGCTTGAAGAAAACGGCATAGGCAGACCGTCTACCTATGCGCCGACAATCGCCACGATACTTGACAGACACTATGTCGAGCGCGAAGCAAAGCAGTTAAAGCCGACCTCGCTCGGTATAGTTATAACCGACCTTATGAAAGGTCACTTTGAGCGTATAGTTGACGCAAAGTTTACCGCACAGATGGAAAGCGACCTTGATAAGATAGAAGCAGGCAAGGCTGACTGGGTGGACGTACTCGGAAAGTTCTACACAGGCTTTGACAAGATGCTGACAAAGGCTGAAAAGGATATGGAGGGCAAGAGGGTAAAGATACCCGATGAGCCTACCGATATAGTCTGTGACAAGTGCGGAAAGCCTATGGTCATAAAGATAGGCCCTTACGGAAAGTTCCTCGGCTGTTCGGGATTCCCGGAGTGCAAGAACACCAAGAGAATAGTAAACGAAACAGGCGGACTTTGCCCGCACTGCGGCGGCAAGATGCTTGCGAAGAAATCAAAGAAGGGCAAGCCCTTCTTCGGATGCGAGAACTACAAGGACTGCAACTTTATGACGTGGGATACTCCGCTTGAGGATAAATGTCCCAAGTGCGGTTCTACGCTTTTCAAGAAGGTCGGCAAGCAGGGTCAGGTATACTGCGCAAAGGACGGCTGCGGATATGTGCGTCCTGCCGATGAGGATAAGAAGAACGAAAACTGA
- the trmFO gene encoding methylenetetrahydrofolate--tRNA-(uracil(54)-C(5))-methyltransferase (FADH(2)-oxidizing) TrmFO yields the protein MRIRRTKTDKDRINLDKKTVTVIGAGLAGVEAAWALANRGFHVRLCEMKPEKYSPAHKYKGFAELVCSNSLKSADTASACGMLKEEMRYMNSVTMRAAEKTKVGAGGALAVNRTEFSDAVTEMITNHPYIEIVNGEITEFPKSDTVIATGPLTSDIFAEKIQERCGSPLSFYDAAAPIVTAESIDMSLAFFATRYDKGEADYINCPMTKEEYEAFYNELVNAESVQLKSFENLKVYEGCMPVEVLAKRGIESVRYGCMKPVGLIDPRTDRRPYAVVQLRKENNEGTLYNLVGFQTNLKFGEQKRVFSMITGLQNAEFVRYGVMHRNTFLNSPGLLDKNFRLIDSDNIYFAGQMTGVEGYVESAASGIIAGINLARALDGEKPLELPETCMTAALARHISTENKDFQPMGANMGILPPLPERIKDKKLRYRTIADRGLEDLKKALCEQGVIKE from the coding sequence ATGAGGATAAGAAGAACGAAAACTGATAAGGATAGGATAAACTTGGATAAAAAGACTGTTACCGTAATAGGCGCAGGTCTTGCCGGAGTTGAGGCGGCGTGGGCGCTTGCAAACAGAGGCTTTCATGTAAGGCTGTGCGAGATGAAGCCGGAAAAGTATTCGCCTGCCCATAAGTACAAGGGTTTTGCGGAGCTTGTGTGCAGTAATTCGCTGAAAAGTGCGGATACTGCCAGCGCCTGCGGTATGCTTAAGGAAGAAATGCGTTATATGAACTCTGTGACGATGAGAGCCGCAGAGAAAACAAAGGTCGGTGCAGGCGGCGCACTTGCGGTAAACCGCACGGAGTTTTCCGACGCTGTGACCGAAATGATAACTAATCACCCGTATATTGAAATAGTAAACGGCGAGATAACGGAGTTTCCCAAAAGCGATACCGTAATTGCGACAGGTCCGCTGACAAGCGATATATTCGCCGAAAAGATACAGGAGCGCTGTGGAAGTCCGCTCAGCTTCTACGATGCGGCGGCACCTATAGTTACCGCAGAAAGCATTGATATGAGCCTTGCGTTTTTCGCTACACGTTATGACAAGGGCGAGGCGGATTATATCAACTGCCCGATGACAAAGGAAGAATACGAAGCCTTTTATAACGAGCTTGTAAACGCAGAGAGCGTACAGCTCAAAAGCTTTGAGAATCTTAAAGTGTATGAGGGCTGTATGCCTGTAGAGGTGCTTGCAAAGCGTGGAATAGAAAGCGTCCGCTACGGCTGTATGAAGCCTGTGGGTCTTATCGACCCCAGAACAGACAGACGGCCTTATGCGGTGGTACAGCTGAGAAAAGAAAACAACGAGGGTACGCTTTACAACCTTGTGGGATTCCAGACGAATCTTAAATTCGGAGAGCAGAAAAGAGTATTCTCGATGATAACGGGGCTTCAGAATGCGGAATTTGTAAGATACGGCGTTATGCACAGGAACACATTCCTTAATTCTCCCGGACTGCTTGATAAGAATTTCAGACTTATCGACAGCGACAACATATATTTCGCAGGTCAGATGACGGGTGTTGAGGGATATGTCGAAAGTGCGGCATCGGGCATTATAGCCGGAATAAATCTTGCAAGGGCGCTTGACGGCGAAAAGCCGCTCGAACTGCCAGAAACCTGCATGACAGCGGCACTGGCAAGGCATATAAGCACGGAGAACAAGGACTTTCAGCCGATGGGGGCGAATATGGGAATACTGCCGCCGCTCCCCG